The Candidatus Anaeroferrophillus wilburensis genomic interval TTATTCTATATAGGCGTTTTATAAAAGCTTTGCCATCTAACCAAAAGAGAAGGGGGATAGTATGGGTAAGTATGACGAGCTGTTTCGGCAATCGATTGAATCTCCGGATGAGTACTGGGCTGCCGCCGCGGAGGATGTGAAGTGGGTGAAAAAGTGGGACAAGGTGCTTGATGATTATGGTAAACCTTATTTTTATCGTTGGTTTACCGGCGGTGAGCTGAATACCTGCTATAATGCCATTGACTACCATGTGGAAACCGGCCGGGGCGAGCAGGTGGCGATTATCTATGATAGTCCGCAAACCAATACCGTCAAAAAATTTACCTATAAAGAGCTGCAGGATCTGGTGGCCCGTTTTGCCGGAGCTCTCACCGCCCAGGGACTGGGTAAGGGCGATACGGCTATCATCTACATGCCGATGATTCCCGAAACAGTGATTGCCATGCTGGCCTGCGCCCGGATCGGGGCGGTGCATTCCGTCGTCTTCGGTGGTTTTGCTCCCAATGAGCTGGCGATCCGGATTAATGATGCCAAGCCGAAACTGATACTCTCCGCTTCCTGCGGTCTGGAAGGGGCCACCAAAGTCATTCCTTACAAGCCGCTGCTGGACAAGGCCATTGAGCTGGCCGAAGCGAAACCGGAAAAATGCATTATATTCCAGCGGCCCCAGGTGCAGTCTGAGCTGATCTCCGGGCGCGATCTGGACTGGAACGAAGTGGTTGCTGCTGCCAAGCCGGTTGGCTGTACCACCGTGGCGGCGACCGATCCTCTCTACATCCTTTATACCTCCGGGACCACCGGGATTCCCAAAGGGGTGGTGCGCGACAACGGCGGCCATGTGGTGGCCCTGAAGCAGAGTATGCGCCAAGTCTACAACGTCGAACCCGGCGATGTCTACTGGGCGGCGTCTGACGTCGGCTGGGTTGTTGGACACTCTTATATTGTCTATGCCCCCCTGTTCCTGGGTTGTACGACGATTCTTTATGAAGGAAAACCGATCGGTACTCCCGATGCCGGCGCGTTCTGGCGGGTGATTTCCGAGCATCAGGTCAAAGTACTCTTTACCGCCCCCACCGCCTTTCGGGCGATCAAAAAGGAAGATCCCAACGGCGAACTGCTGAAAAAATATGATCTTTCCTGCTTCAAGTATCTCTTCCTCGCTGGCGAGCGTTTGGATCCCGACACCTATCACTGGGCATCCGACCTGCTGGGAATTCCGGTGATCGACCACTGGTGGCAGACGGAGACCGGCTGGGCGATTGCCGGCAACTGTCTGGGCATTGAGCAGTTTCCCATCAAGCCCGGCTCGCCGACGAAACGGGTGCCAGGTTTTAACGTCCAGATTGTTGATGCTGACGGTAAGGAACTGGGGCCCAATACCGAGGGAATTGTTACCATCAAGCTGCCGCTGCCGCCCGGCTGCCTGCCAACCCTCTGGCAGCAGGATGAGCGCTTCAAGGAATCCTATGTCAGCATGTATCCCGGTTACTACTTCACCGGTGATGGCGGCTACATCGATGAAGATGGCTACGTCTATATCATGGGCCGGGTCGATGATGTCATCAATGTTGCCGGGCACCGTTTGTCAACCGGCGGCATGGAGGAGATTGTTGCCACCCATCCGGATGTCGCTGAGTGCGCGGTACTTGGAGTACAGGATGACCTGAAGGGCCAGGTGCCCCTTGGCTTCTTTGTTCTCAAAGCCGGGGTGACCAAAGATCCGGATATGATAGCCAAGGAGCTGGTGCAGATGGTTCGTGATCAGATTGGCGCGGTGGCCTGCTTCCGCCAGGCGACGGTGGTACCGCGGC includes:
- a CDS encoding propionyl-CoA synthetase, whose translation is MGKYDELFRQSIESPDEYWAAAAEDVKWVKKWDKVLDDYGKPYFYRWFTGGELNTCYNAIDYHVETGRGEQVAIIYDSPQTNTVKKFTYKELQDLVARFAGALTAQGLGKGDTAIIYMPMIPETVIAMLACARIGAVHSVVFGGFAPNELAIRINDAKPKLILSASCGLEGATKVIPYKPLLDKAIELAEAKPEKCIIFQRPQVQSELISGRDLDWNEVVAAAKPVGCTTVAATDPLYILYTSGTTGIPKGVVRDNGGHVVALKQSMRQVYNVEPGDVYWAASDVGWVVGHSYIVYAPLFLGCTTILYEGKPIGTPDAGAFWRVISEHQVKVLFTAPTAFRAIKKEDPNGELLKKYDLSCFKYLFLAGERLDPDTYHWASDLLGIPVIDHWWQTETGWAIAGNCLGIEQFPIKPGSPTKRVPGFNVQIVDADGKELGPNTEGIVTIKLPLPPGCLPTLWQQDERFKESYVSMYPGYYFTGDGGYIDEDGYVYIMGRVDDVINVAGHRLSTGGMEEIVATHPDVAECAVLGVQDDLKGQVPLGFFVLKAGVTKDPDMIAKELVQMVRDQIGAVACFRQATVVPRLPKTRSGKILRGTMRKIADNEDFRMPSTIDDPTVLDEIAVAVQPLGYGKAKK